One window of Chloroflexota bacterium genomic DNA carries:
- a CDS encoding NAD(P)H-hydrate epimerase → MMQSLPSLTTAQMADVDRLMIEEYSILLIQMMENAGRNLAEQARRMLDGQLAGRHIVVLCGAGNNGGGGMVAARHLHNRGASVRVKFVGDPARLKDVPAHQWRILQAMDLAKNDDPDLAQADLIIDALIGYGLSGDPRRATAEWIVQANLSGRPILALDTPSGLDATTGVPGSPCIRANATLTLALPKAGLLQVNARHFVGGLYLADISVPPELYRRIGVEVGPLFAEDIVIRVN, encoded by the coding sequence ATGATGCAAAGCTTGCCGTCCCTCACCACCGCCCAAATGGCCGATGTGGATCGGCTGATGATTGAAGAGTATAGTATCTTACTGATCCAAATGATGGAAAACGCCGGGCGCAATCTGGCTGAGCAGGCGCGGCGGATGTTAGACGGGCAACTGGCTGGCCGCCATATCGTCGTGTTGTGCGGCGCGGGCAACAACGGCGGCGGCGGCATGGTGGCCGCCCGTCACCTCCACAATCGCGGCGCAAGCGTGCGGGTGAAATTCGTCGGCGATCCGGCGCGGCTGAAGGACGTTCCGGCGCATCAATGGCGAATTTTGCAAGCCATGGACTTGGCGAAGAACGACGACCCTGACCTTGCCCAGGCCGACTTAATTATTGACGCTCTCATTGGCTATGGTCTCAGCGGCGACCCGCGCCGGGCAACGGCGGAGTGGATTGTTCAAGCCAATCTGTCGGGCCGCCCGATCCTGGCCCTGGACACACCGTCGGGTCTCGACGCGACGACGGGAGTTCCCGGCTCCCCGTGCATCCGCGCCAATGCGACTCTGACATTGGCTTTGCCCAAAGCCGGACTATTGCAGGTGAACGCCCGGCACTTCGTCGGCGGCCTGTATTTGGCTGACATCAGTGTACCGCCAGAACTTTACCGGCGGATCGGCGTTGAAGTTGGCCCACTGTTTGCGGAAGACATAGTCATTCGCGTCAACTGA
- a CDS encoding sigma-70 family RNA polymerase sigma factor, whose amino-acid sequence MPPMTKRTNEQWLSDLHASGLRRETALVDLRAEILYGLPYALRDWLTPDDPHFAALVEEVAQETLMRALEHLDSFEGRSQFTTWVHKIAVRVALTELRRRRWKDVSLDGLLENTDGEPASPVPADRAPSPEVATEQADLLAQLQRLMMEELTAKQLRAMLAVGIGEMPLEEVARQMGMERNALYKLLHDARRRLKRRLAREGFTPAELLAVFERR is encoded by the coding sequence ATGCCGCCAATGACCAAGCGGACGAATGAGCAATGGCTCTCAGACTTGCACGCGAGCGGGTTACGGCGCGAAACGGCGCTGGTTGACCTCCGCGCAGAAATCTTATACGGCCTGCCGTACGCCCTGCGCGATTGGCTCACACCGGATGATCCACACTTCGCGGCCCTGGTCGAGGAAGTGGCGCAGGAAACGCTGATGCGTGCCCTGGAGCATCTGGACTCGTTTGAGGGCCGCAGCCAGTTCACCACCTGGGTTCACAAAATCGCCGTGCGGGTGGCCCTCACCGAATTGCGCCGCCGCCGTTGGAAAGATGTCTCGTTGGATGGCTTGCTGGAAAACACAGACGGCGAGCCCGCCTCGCCCGTGCCAGCAGACCGCGCGCCCAGCCCGGAAGTAGCAACCGAACAAGCCGATCTGCTGGCCCAACTGCAACGCCTGATGATGGAAGAATTAACCGCCAAGCAGTTGCGGGCGATGCTGGCGGTGGGAATCGGAGAAATGCCATTGGAGGAAGTCGCGCGCCAGATGGGGATGGAGCGCAACGCGCTGTATAAGTTGTTGCACGATGCCCGGCGGCGGCTCAAGCGCCGCCTGGCCCGCGAGGGATTCACCCCGGCAGAGCTGTTGGCTGTGTTCGAGCGCAGGTAA
- a CDS encoding zf-HC2 domain-containing protein — protein sequence MKHWLETIKRGMRPGNRARLAPLPPTIMRKVARQVEMTDEVEYTCDDVLRLLDQFAEAVLRGEDAAKLMPLVQKHLDMCPDCREEFEALLRILRASPSDASPA from the coding sequence ATGAAACATTGGCTAGAGACAATTAAACGTGGGATGCGGCCCGGCAACCGTGCTCGTTTGGCCCCGTTGCCGCCGACAATCATGCGCAAAGTGGCCCGGCAGGTTGAGATGACGGACGAGGTGGAATACACCTGCGATGACGTTCTGCGTCTGCTCGACCAATTTGCCGAAGCCGTTCTGCGCGGCGAGGATGCCGCCAAACTGATGCCGCTCGTCCAGAAACATCTCGACATGTGCCCGGACTGCCGCGAAGAGTTCGAGGCGCTGCTCCGAATTTTGCGCGCTTCCCCTTCCGACGCGTCGCCTGCTTAA
- a CDS encoding DUF547 domain-containing protein: protein MRLIHRLLLFRYGISPRLVLNSGPEPDATMASEPVAADLRRIVNALKAEAYDSQQGRVDYAHLCASPTYAEYCQCARRLQSFDPGMLGSREERLAFWINLYNALIVDAVIQFEVKHSVNETPGFFWRAAYDIGGQRYGSFDIEYGILRANAPHPAIPGAHFGASDLRRKHSLDRLDPRIHFALVCAARSCPPIAVYDATCIDEQLNMAARTFINHGGVEIDRAAGEVRLSQIFQWYAPDFGGHPLALGDKRSLLEFVASYLNNEAEREYLLQGKPIVRFQLYDWSLNN, encoded by the coding sequence GTGCGACTCATTCACCGCCTGCTTCTGTTTCGTTACGGCATTTCTCCACGCCTCGTTTTGAATTCCGGCCCAGAGCCGGATGCGACGATGGCTTCGGAGCCAGTGGCCGCCGACCTGCGGCGCATCGTCAATGCGCTGAAGGCCGAGGCTTACGACAGCCAACAAGGCCGGGTAGATTATGCCCACCTGTGCGCCAGCCCGACTTACGCCGAGTATTGCCAGTGCGCCCGCCGCTTGCAATCCTTCGATCCAGGAATGCTTGGCAGCCGTGAAGAGCGCCTCGCCTTTTGGATCAATCTGTACAACGCACTCATCGTGGATGCGGTAATTCAGTTTGAGGTGAAGCACTCGGTTAACGAAACGCCAGGATTCTTCTGGCGGGCGGCGTACGACATCGGCGGGCAACGCTATGGCTCGTTTGACATTGAATACGGCATTCTTCGCGCGAACGCTCCGCATCCTGCCATCCCCGGCGCGCACTTCGGCGCAAGCGATCTGCGCCGCAAGCACAGTCTCGACCGCCTCGACCCGCGCATTCACTTTGCGCTGGTGTGTGCCGCGCGTTCCTGCCCACCTATTGCCGTTTATGATGCAACATGCATTGATGAGCAATTGAACATGGCGGCGCGAACGTTCATCAACCATGGCGGTGTGGAAATAGATCGCGCCGCTGGCGAAGTCCGGCTATCGCAGATTTTTCAGTGGTATGCCCCGGACTTTGGCGGCCATCCCCTGGCGCTAGGCGACAAACGTTCGTTACTGGAGTTCGTTGCCAGCTATCTGAACAACGAGGCTGAACGCGAATACTTGCTGCAGGGCAAGCCTATAGTTCGATTCCAGCTTTATGATTGGTCGTTAAACAATTAG
- a CDS encoding DUF3179 domain-containing protein produces MNTATRSTVGSIIITLLLSACAGATAPPTAVVAIQSPQPTSISAQEPLPKATPTLLPAEPPPSGATFEFKTDFSKHSVPYSDILSGGPPKDGIPAIDSPTFVAVSEADAWLKSVEPVIFFQIGDDARAYPIQIFMWHEIVNDTVGDVPVVISFCPLCNTAIAFERTAAGGQVFDFGTTGRLRYSNLIMYDRQTETWWQQATGQAIAGELTGAQLVFRPASIISWADFKANYPDGKVLSRDTGFSRPYGDNPYVGYDDVNNPPFLYRGPKTPGELPPVARVLTINLNGEAVAYPYDILQQMSVVNDTVGGTEVVVLWAAGTASALDGDTVAGGRDVGAANAYERELDGQALTFALDSSKIVDDETGSEWDVLGQAVNGPLTGKQLTPVVAVNHFWFSWAAFKPETRIYQP; encoded by the coding sequence ATGAACACTGCAACACGCTCGACGGTCGGTTCGATCATCATCACCCTTCTGCTCTCGGCCTGCGCCGGAGCCACTGCTCCGCCGACAGCGGTCGTAGCCATCCAATCACCTCAACCAACTTCGATTTCCGCTCAGGAGCCTCTGCCGAAAGCAACGCCGACCCTTTTACCCGCCGAGCCGCCACCGTCGGGCGCAACCTTTGAGTTCAAGACCGACTTCAGCAAACATTCGGTTCCCTACAGCGACATCCTGTCCGGCGGGCCGCCCAAAGACGGCATCCCCGCGATAGACAGCCCGACGTTTGTGGCCGTGTCCGAGGCCGACGCCTGGCTGAAATCCGTCGAGCCGGTCATCTTCTTCCAAATCGGCGATGATGCCCGAGCCTATCCCATTCAGATTTTCATGTGGCACGAGATTGTCAATGACACCGTCGGCGATGTGCCGGTAGTGATCTCCTTCTGTCCGCTGTGCAACACCGCCATCGCCTTCGAGCGCACGGCCGCAGGCGGGCAAGTCTTCGACTTTGGCACGACGGGCCGCCTGCGCTACAGCAACCTCATCATGTACGACCGCCAGACCGAGACCTGGTGGCAACAGGCCACGGGCCAGGCCATCGCCGGCGAACTGACCGGCGCCCAACTGGTCTTCCGCCCGGCTTCCATCATTTCCTGGGCGGACTTCAAGGCAAATTATCCAGACGGCAAAGTCCTGTCTCGCGACACCGGGTTCAGCCGCCCCTATGGCGACAACCCTTACGTCGGTTACGACGACGTGAACAACCCACCCTTTCTCTATCGTGGCCCGAAGACGCCCGGCGAACTGCCGCCAGTGGCGCGCGTGCTGACGATTAACCTCAACGGAGAGGCCGTCGCCTATCCATATGACATTTTGCAACAAATGAGCGTCGTCAACGACACGGTGGGTGGAACCGAGGTGGTGGTGTTATGGGCCGCTGGCACAGCGTCGGCACTGGACGGCGACACCGTCGCCGGAGGCCGCGACGTGGGGGCGGCGAATGCCTATGAGCGTGAACTCGACGGCCAGGCTCTCACCTTTGCGCTCGACAGTTCAAAGATTGTAGACGACGAGACGGGGAGTGAGTGGGATGTGTTGGGTCAGGCGGTAAACGGGCCGCTGACTGGGAAACAACTGACTCCGGTGGTGGCCGTCAACCATTTCTGGTTTTCGTGGGCGGCCTTCAAACCGGAGACGCGCATTTATCAACCGTGA
- a CDS encoding DsbA family protein, with protein MTKEQRSHARQARQKLRGRREVALQRNRWLMIGGGVLAVVLLGAFILWPRPKAEPVSEARLADDPALGSAGAEVTIVEYGDFGCPSCRAWHQAGILNQILEKYGDKVRFVWRDFPVITAQSPKAAEAAQCAYDQHKFWEYHDLLYDRAPALSVNDLKAYAAELGLDTARFDSCLDSGQHQATVARDEQDAFRRGFRGTPSFLVNEQPLAGPPSLETLQNLIDPLLATDGQ; from the coding sequence ATGACGAAAGAACAACGAAGCCACGCCCGACAGGCCAGACAAAAACTGCGAGGCCGCCGTGAGGTTGCGCTTCAACGCAATCGCTGGTTGATGATCGGCGGCGGTGTTCTTGCCGTAGTGCTCCTCGGCGCATTTATTTTGTGGCCTCGTCCAAAAGCCGAGCCGGTTTCGGAGGCGCGGCTGGCGGATGACCCGGCGCTCGGTTCGGCGGGGGCCGAAGTGACAATTGTCGAATACGGCGACTTTGGTTGCCCGTCCTGCCGCGCCTGGCACCAGGCCGGCATCTTGAATCAGATTCTTGAGAAGTACGGGGATAAAGTGCGGTTCGTCTGGCGCGACTTTCCGGTCATCACGGCGCAGTCGCCTAAAGCCGCCGAAGCCGCACAATGCGCTTACGATCAGCACAAGTTCTGGGAGTACCATGACTTGCTTTACGACCGCGCCCCGGCGCTGAGTGTGAATGACCTCAAAGCCTACGCCGCCGAGCTTGGATTGGATACGGCGCGCTTCGACAGTTGCCTGGACTCAGGCCAGCATCAGGCAACGGTTGCCCGTGACGAGCAGGATGCTTTCCGGCGCGGCTTTCGTGGCACGCCATCATTTTTGGTGAACGAACAGCCGCTCGCCGGCCCGCCATCTTTGGAGACTCTCCAAAACCTGATTGACCCGCTTCTGGCTACTGATGGCCAGTAG
- a CDS encoding pyridoxamine 5'-phosphate oxidase family protein, whose amino-acid sequence MPKDYSLNVTPANAQRRPENAQDDEWIRRFLRRARIGHIATRWDDQPFINPTTFWYDAERHQIIFHSNIVGRMRANSERHERVCFEASEFGRFLPSNIALEFSVQYESVVAFGTIRVLEDFDEKRQALSSLIAKCFPTMTAGKEYRPITDQELKRTSVYAIAIESWSGKRNWAGQAEQSEEWPALEDEALNFEHGPS is encoded by the coding sequence ATGCCCAAAGACTATAGTCTCAACGTCACCCCGGCCAACGCCCAGCGGCGGCCTGAAAATGCGCAGGACGACGAGTGGATACGCCGGTTTCTACGCCGCGCCCGCATCGGCCACATTGCCACCCGCTGGGACGACCAGCCCTTCATCAACCCCACCACCTTCTGGTACGACGCCGAGCGCCATCAGATCATCTTTCACTCCAACATCGTGGGCCGGATGCGGGCCAACAGCGAGCGGCACGAACGCGTCTGCTTTGAAGCCAGCGAGTTTGGCCGCTTTCTGCCGTCCAACATCGCGCTGGAGTTCAGCGTGCAATATGAAAGTGTGGTTGCCTTTGGAACGATTCGGGTGCTGGAAGATTTCGATGAAAAGCGGCAGGCACTTTCCAGCCTGATCGCCAAATGCTTCCCGACAATGACGGCGGGCAAAGAATACCGCCCGATTACCGACCAGGAGCTAAAGCGCACCAGCGTTTATGCCATTGCGATTGAAAGTTGGAGCGGCAAACGCAACTGGGCCGGGCAGGCCGAGCAGAGCGAGGAATGGCCGGCGCTGGAGGACGAGGCATTGAATTTTGAGCACGGCCCTTCCTAG
- a CDS encoding molecular chaperone TorD family protein, which yields MNTEIAIRRAQVYRFLADVFLYPTENWLEDLPLLADIVRDLNAPALEVGRLDCGGDFGILDFGIWDFPALQAEHRRAFGLTGSLCYETEVGLPHEFRQSQEMADIAGFYRAFGFNLGGKVRERPDHLSAELEFMHILALKEAYAAERDVLEHVEICIDAQSKFLQEHLGQWIGLFADSLKQSATGGPFVALARFASTFVLADAKRLGVTVEQRPLAGIKPTPLVPEISCEACPVTEQWTVNSEQ from the coding sequence ATGAACACTGAGATTGCCATCCGCCGCGCACAGGTTTACCGTTTTCTTGCCGACGTGTTTCTCTACCCGACTGAGAACTGGTTAGAGGATCTGCCTCTCCTGGCCGACATTGTGCGTGATTTGAATGCGCCAGCTTTGGAAGTTGGACGCCTGGACTGCGGCGGGGATTTTGGGATTTTGGATTTTGGGATTTGGGATTTTCCTGCCTTGCAGGCCGAGCACCGCCGCGCTTTCGGCCTCACCGGCTCACTGTGTTACGAGACCGAAGTCGGCCTGCCGCACGAGTTCCGCCAGAGCCAGGAGATGGCCGACATCGCCGGGTTCTATCGCGCCTTTGGCTTCAACCTTGGCGGCAAAGTGCGCGAGCGGCCCGATCACCTCTCTGCCGAACTTGAGTTCATGCACATTCTGGCGCTCAAAGAAGCCTACGCCGCCGAGCGGGATGTGCTGGAGCACGTCGAAATCTGCATTGACGCTCAGAGCAAATTCCTGCAAGAGCATCTCGGACAATGGATCGGCTTGTTCGCCGACTCTCTCAAGCAGTCGGCCACCGGCGGGCCGTTTGTGGCCCTCGCCCGTTTCGCCTCCACTTTTGTGTTGGCCGACGCCAAACGGCTGGGCGTGACGGTGGAGCAACGGCCACTGGCCGGAATCAAGCCCACGCCTCTCGTGCCGGAGATTTCGTGCGAGGCGTGCCCGGTTACGGAGCAGTGGACAGTAAACAGTGAGCAGTAA
- a CDS encoding nitrate oxidoreductase subunit beta, whose amino-acid sequence MAEVYNWQIGRKMAYVFDEAHPQKQFAAVFNINRCIGCQTCTGACKATWTFSKGQEAMWWNNVESKPYGGFPQHWDIKILQKLDEAHQAAGKKAEWDANGASDSAPYGVYNGMTITEAASPEQQALGYIPPDTEWRAPNFYEDTSTGYKGDKLGISTQGASLPEHQTWFFYLQRLCNHCTYPACAAACPRKAIYKRQEDGIVLIDQARCRGYRKCVEQCPYKKTMYRGTTRTSEKCVACYPRVEGNDPLSDGVPMETRCMAVCPGKIRMNGLVDIAEDGSWAENPKHPLYFMIKMEKVALPLYPQFGTEPNIYYIPPRWAPRAYLRQMFGPGVEEAIARYTAPSRELLAVLQLFRTTQKMIFRYEIEEGPLVLETEVNGKPWKMYNDTVIGFDAKDREVSRLTVVEPIHERPVERLNSI is encoded by the coding sequence ATGGCTGAAGTTTACAACTGGCAAATTGGCCGCAAGATGGCTTATGTCTTCGACGAGGCCCATCCCCAAAAGCAGTTCGCCGCCGTGTTCAACATCAACCGTTGCATCGGCTGCCAGACCTGCACCGGCGCCTGCAAGGCCACCTGGACATTCTCCAAAGGCCAGGAAGCCATGTGGTGGAACAACGTCGAGTCCAAGCCTTACGGCGGCTTCCCCCAGCACTGGGATATCAAGATTCTCCAAAAGTTGGACGAGGCGCACCAGGCCGCCGGCAAGAAAGCGGAGTGGGACGCGAACGGGGCAAGCGACTCTGCCCCGTATGGCGTGTACAACGGGATGACCATCACCGAGGCGGCCAGCCCGGAGCAACAGGCCCTCGGCTACATTCCGCCCGACACCGAGTGGCGCGCCCCCAACTTCTACGAAGACACGTCCACCGGTTACAAAGGCGACAAGCTCGGCATTAGCACTCAGGGCGCGTCTTTGCCGGAGCATCAAACGTGGTTCTTCTATCTTCAACGATTGTGCAACCATTGCACCTACCCGGCCTGCGCCGCCGCCTGCCCGCGCAAAGCGATCTACAAACGGCAGGAAGACGGCATCGTGCTGATTGATCAGGCGCGCTGTCGCGGCTACCGCAAGTGTGTAGAGCAGTGCCCGTACAAGAAGACGATGTATCGCGGCACGACGCGCACCAGCGAGAAATGCGTGGCCTGCTACCCGCGCGTGGAGGGCAACGACCCGCTCAGCGACGGCGTGCCGATGGAAACGCGGTGCATGGCGGTGTGCCCCGGCAAGATTCGCATGAACGGGCTGGTGGACATCGCCGAGGACGGATCGTGGGCCGAGAACCCGAAGCACCCGCTGTATTTCATGATCAAGATGGAGAAGGTGGCCCTGCCGCTCTACCCGCAGTTTGGCACCGAGCCGAACATCTACTACATCCCGCCGCGCTGGGCCCCACGCGCCTACCTGCGACAAATGTTCGGCCCCGGCGTGGAGGAAGCGATTGCCCGTTACACCGCGCCCTCGCGCGAACTGCTGGCCGTCCTACAACTCTTCCGCACCACCCAGAAGATGATCTTCCGCTATGAGATCGAAGAAGGCCCGCTGGTACTGGAGACCGAAGTCAACGGAAAGCCGTGGAAGATGTACAACGACACCGTGATCGGCTTCGACGCCAAAGACCGCGAAGTGAGCCGGCTGACAGTGGTGGAGCCGATTCATGAGAGGCCGGTCGAAAGGTTGAACTCTATTTAG
- a CDS encoding AbrB/MazE/SpoVT family DNA-binding domain-containing protein yields MTIATVSSKGWVVIPAELRKKYDLRPGARVVFVDYGGVVALVPAMDNPVEESAGRLKSSRSLVKALLEERARERQRER; encoded by the coding sequence ATGACTATTGCAACCGTCTCCTCAAAAGGCTGGGTTGTAATCCCTGCCGAACTTCGCAAAAAGTATGACCTCCGTCCGGGAGCGCGTGTCGTGTTCGTAGACTACGGCGGTGTGGTCGCACTTGTGCCGGCGATGGACAATCCGGTTGAGGAGTCGGCTGGAAGACTGAAGAGCTCCCGCTCACTGGTGAAAGCCCTGCTGGAAGAGCGAGCCCGGGAGCGTCAGCGTGAACGGTAA
- a CDS encoding type II toxin-antitoxin system VapC family toxin yields MNGNRTFVLDSYALLAHYQSEPGGPRVKVVLAQAEKQQADVYLSIINYGEALYILEREEGLMTAQDLIATVDQLPVMVVEADRKLTFAAAHLKAHHPISYADAFAVALAQ; encoded by the coding sequence GTGAACGGTAACCGGACTTTCGTTCTGGATAGTTACGCGCTGTTGGCGCATTATCAAAGCGAGCCTGGCGGGCCGCGCGTCAAAGTCGTGCTGGCGCAGGCCGAAAAACAGCAAGCAGACGTTTATTTGTCCATCATCAACTATGGCGAGGCGCTCTACATTCTTGAGCGCGAAGAAGGGTTGATGACAGCCCAAGACCTGATTGCCACAGTGGACCAGTTGCCCGTCATGGTCGTCGAGGCCGATAGAAAACTCACCTTCGCCGCCGCGCATCTCAAAGCCCATCATCCCATCTCCTACGCCGACGCATTCGCCGTCGCGCTGGCTCAATAG